The Phaeocystidibacter marisrubri genomic interval CAGGTAGATATGTATTGTATTGAATGTGGAACATCGGGTGAATATGACTACTTTTGCAGTCCATACGAAAAGCAATTGCACATGTCGGTCAGCACTGTTGAAACCACTGTAGAAACTGCAAAGGAATTAGGATTACTTCCAGAGGAGTTTGATAAGATTGTCAGCATTCTAGGACGCACACCTAACTTCACTGAGTTGAGTATTTACTCAGTAATGTGGAGTGAGCACTGTAGCTACAAGAATTCTATTGTTTGGCTCAAAACCCTACCTAAAGACGGACCTCATATGCTTGTTAAAGCAGGTGAAGAGAATGCTGGTCTTGTTGATATTGGAGACGGTTTGGCATGTGCCTTTAAGATTGAATCACACAACCACCCTTCTGCTATTGAGCCTTACCAAGGTGCGGCAACGGGTGTAGGTGGAATCAATCGCGATATCTTCACCATGGGAGCACGTCCAATTGCACAATTGAACTCGCTTCGTTTTGGCGATATTGAAAGTGCGAGAACACAGTGGTTGGTGAAAGGTGTAGTGAAGGGGATCGGCGATTACGGTAACTCTTTCGGTATTCCAACGGTTGGAGGAGAAGTGTACTTCGACTCTTGTTACAACCAAAATCCATTGGTGAATGCTTTCTCTGCAGGTATTGTAGAAGTAGGTGGCCAAATCTCTGCCAAGAGTGGAGGAGTGGGTAACCCTGTATTCATCGTAGGATCTGCTACGGGGCGTGACGGTATTCACGGTGCCGCGTTTGCTTCAAAGGATCTGAGCGAAGATTCAGCAAACGACATTCCAAGCGTTCAAGTAGGTGATCCATTCCAAGAGAAGTTGTTGTTAGAAGCTACAATGGAACTAGCGAAGAGCGGTGCTGTTGTGGGAATGCAAGATATGGGTGCAGCCGGTATTACTTGTTCTTCATCAGAGATGAGTGCAGGTGGAGGCTTGGGTATGCGCCTATGGTTAGATAAAGTTCCAACTCGTCAAGACGGAATGGAACCTTGGGAGATTCTACTTTCAGAATCTCAAGAGCGCATGCTTGTAATCGTGGAAAAAGGCCGCGAAGCTGACGTACAGAAGATTTTTGACAAGTGGGATATCCACTGTGAGCAGATCGGTGAAGTGATTGAAGGTGATCTTCTCGAATACTATTGGGGAGAAGAATTGGTGGCAACCACACCAGCAGAACCGTTGGTTCTTGGCGGAGGTGCTCCAGTGTATTACCGAGAAACACGTGAGCCTGCTTACTTCAACGAATACAAAGAATTCGATATCAATTCAGTTACTGTTCCTGCAGATTTGAAAGCAGCAGCAGAAACGGTGATCACCTCACCAAACAT includes:
- the purL gene encoding phosphoribosylformylglycinamidine synthase subunit PurL, whose product is MSVSTVETTVETAKELGLLPEEFDKIVSILGRTPNFTELSIYSVMWSEHCSYKNSIVWLKTLPKDGPHMLVKAGEENAGLVDIGDGLACAFKIESHNHPSAIEPYQGAATGVGGINRDIFTMGARPIAQLNSLRFGDIESARTQWLVKGVVKGIGDYGNSFGIPTVGGEVYFDSCYNQNPLVNAFSAGIVEVGGQISAKSGGVGNPVFIVGSATGRDGIHGAAFASKDLSEDSANDIPSVQVGDPFQEKLLLEATMELAKSGAVVGMQDMGAAGITCSSSEMSAGGGLGMRLWLDKVPTRQDGMEPWEILLSESQERMLVIVEKGREADVQKIFDKWDIHCEQIGEVIEGDLLEYYWGEELVATTPAEPLVLGGGAPVYYRETREPAYFNEYKEFDINSVTVPADLKAAAETVITSPNIASKKFIYEQYDSMVGTVNMSTNGPTDAPIVNIKDTNRGIAMTVDCNSRYVHADPKVGTMIAVSEAARNIVVSGGVPSAITNCLNFGNPYNPEVYWQFVGAIKGMSEACEKFTTPVTGGNVSFYNQTVLKDRTEPVFPTPTIGMIGLVEDKKHITTIPFKEKGHLIYLIGENRNDISQSEYLVKYHKIEKSPVPYFSLEEEYANQEQIKMLIRKGVLRSAHDVSEGGLFVSLLESAMSSGLGFDVTSDAAIRKDAWLFGEGQSRAVVTVDSDHEDEFIDLMMLNGVEFDLLGHVTKGSIRIDDEDWGEVSEWKDKYDNAIGKYFQH